The window tctataaacactaatcgggggggggggggatggaagggattcgacatttgggaaaaatgaaggtatcaaccaaagaaagacgagggctacAAAAGGCACGAAAACTAAAGACTCCCAAAGCCACGAAATGCTCTGATGTAGGATGGGAGAAGAAACCAAGAGACTAAATTACATGTCATCCCAGCACACTTCTAGGGGGAAGGAAATCCAAGTATGGTATATTATAGTAGCATTCATCAAATCAAATACATGTAACCTAGGTCTATACAAAGTACATTTTGATATTGGATACGTCTTAAAGCAAATATATTATATAAAAGAGATAAATCATTCTGTATAACAAATTGTTATGCACACTATATATTAATCTGATAATTACAGCATCTGATAAACTTTGTGATCTATTTTAGATATTCCTTCATAGAATAAAAACAGTGGTATGCCAGATATGCCTTTAATAATGTTTCAAATGTTTTTATTTTGGGGACAAGATGTCCTGCAGTAGTTTATTGTATAATTTCATTCCTATGTGAAAGGTTCCTGTCTGAGATATAGGCTACCGTACTCGAATTCGCATGAATGTTTTGTTTGTGCCTTGTGTTGTGGTCATTTTTAGGGAACTGTCTttattcattaaattctattaaaaaAACCGAACAATTTCAAAGATACAGATACAAAGTAATGGGAGGATGTTTAAAGGCTTGAATAGAGGTCTGCAAGATTGTCTAGTTTCAACATTCATCATAATTCTAATTGCTCTCTTTTGAATCCTGAAAGTACTGAAAACATCTGGCAACATACCCCAAAATATTACTCTGTATATTAAGTGTGCATGGAAATAAGCAAAGTATGCATTTCTTAATGTTAGCATGCTTGTACAAGATTTCAAAATACATAATGCGAAACACATTGTACTCAGTTTTGAATTTAAATACTGTAGGCCTATGTGATTCCATCTGAGATCAACTGAAGCCAAATCCCTAAAAAATATTGTTACTATCATGTTTTATATCTGGAGGTCATTTAAAATTATAAGTTATTTGGAGTTGCAAGTTTCCTTTTTTGAGTGGAATAGAAATTAAGAGATACTATTTTTCCATAATTTATGATTAGGTGATTGTTTTGAGACCATTTAGATAATTGTTCTGCAACAGCATCAGCACACTGCTGCAGATCCTCATTTGTTTTACCCTTTATTAAAATTGTAGTATCGTCTGCAAACATAATCTTCTCACATGAATCAGTAATCTGTGATAGGCCTATGTGATTTATATACCAAAGGAAAAGAAGAGGGCCGAGGACTCCTGTGAAATTACAATTTTAATGGTACCCTTGTCAGTTAACTGCTCATTAAGTGGAGTGTTTCCACCACCACTTTAGGCTATCAGTTTGTTTCCGTCTAACTAGGAACGATTCAGTCCATTTATTTGCTATATCCCTAATACCATATTGATTTAGTTTCGCAAATTTTTTTTTGTGATTTACAACATCAAAAGCCTTCGAAAATTCCAGAAATATGCCAGTTACATTTAATTTGTTCTCAGTTTTAATATATTATTGTATAATTTCATCCCTATGTGAAGGTTCCTGTCTGAGATATAGGCTACTCGTATTTGCATGAATGTTTTGTTTGTGCCTTGTGTTGTGGTCATTTTTAGGGAACTGTCTTTATTCATTAAATTCTTTTAAAAAAACAGAACAATTTCAAAGATACAGATACAATTAATCAATGAAGCAGGGTTAAAGACATGTTTTCTAAATTCGTAAATTATCCCATCTATCACTTGATAAATATGAGGATACTGTATACCCCTCTGTATGTTTAAAATATGATCACGTTCTTCACATGGTAAATGTTCTATGCTGTACATGTAATGAGACTCCTTTTGTTGTGTGGATAACTTATTAACTCATCCAGCATTAGTACTAGCATGGATACTGCATGTGTGAGAATGATCTTCTACATTCATAAAAGGCTGTGTGTAGATGTAATGAGACTCCTTTTGTTGTGTGGATAAATTATTAACTCATCCAGCATTAGTACTAGCATGGATACTGCATGTGTGAGAATGATCTTCTACATTCATAAAAGGCTGTGTGTGTTGACTTCCCAGTCCTGAATCCATTGTGAATTTGACAGTATATTATTCCTTTTTGTAAAACTTATTAGTCTATTATacattttttttcaattatttttgaaATGCCAGTCGGTAAAGTAGTTGGAAGTTATCTAATTTATCACTTggccttttttttaattttttaatatttttttaaatactggaatGATTTTACAGCGGAGAGCTTTAATATTTCAGTCATAGAGGCTTGACTGAGAAATATTGGGTATTGGTTGTATGTTCATTCACCTAATTGTGTAGGGTTGGAGGTGTGTAAAATaagtttattttattgtatttattttcctatgattataTGGGGTTGTACGATAGTGATCCTGAATAAAGTGACTAAATCCCATTTGCAGTGTATATTTTCCtcttcaaattaaagttcaacatCATTCGTCATTTGATATTGGAGATCCCCTCAAATGATGAGTAACAGCATGTACCGGTACGCTTGTGGAGTTTGTTTACTGTTAACTGTAAGGGGCAGAGGAATAAGAAAACAGGAGATAATAGGAGAAGTTGGAGAGGGAAGATGAAAGTATACTACCACAAATGGATGCAATTCTAGACTTCAAACAGAGTTACAAACAAACATATTGCTGTAAATTAAATGTTCAATTTGGTTATATTGTGAGCTAATTAAGTAAAATACTGAATGACAAAGAATTAAAAGTAAGATGTAGAATGAATTATAAAACTAGTAATGCATTGCTGGTAAAATTACATTGCAATGCAATTATATTGACAGTTGTTTCATTTTGTTCCCAGTGTCGAAATTGTGATTACAAACAACTAGCTGACAGTAACTGCATATACGTCAACAAAATTATGCACGAAATCGAGTAAGTAAACTGTAGATATTTGCTTTCCACCTTTAATACAGATAATTTGTGTGAAACTATCATATCTTacaatgtatttcttcttcttcagtgaATTAACCCATATTGTATCAGATGTGATCTCTGATCCCACTCTTCCACGTACAGAGGATCATCCTTGCCCCAAATGTAACCACAGGGAAGCAGTATTTTTCCAGGCTCAAACTCGACGTGCTGAAGTAAGTATTAAGAgaattagatattattattattattattattattttttttgggggggggggcaatttgGGTGAACTCAATTcagttaatactgatctgcatttagggcagttgcctaggtggcagattccctatctgttgttttcctagccttttcttaaatgatttaaaagaaattggaaatttattgaactcccttgttaagttattccaatccctaactcccctttttataaatgaatatttgccccgatttgtcctcttgaattccaactttatcttcatattgtgatttttccta is drawn from Anabrus simplex isolate iqAnaSimp1 chromosome 1, ASM4041472v1, whole genome shotgun sequence and contains these coding sequences:
- the Polr2I gene encoding DNA-directed RNA polymerase II subunit RPB9 produces the protein MSKIPGYDTHDDGPGFVGIRFCQECNNMLYPKEDKENKVLLYACRNCDYKQLADSNCIYVNKIMHEIDELTHIVSDVISDPTLPRTEDHPCPKCNHREAVFFQAQTRRAEEEMRLYYVCTNTHCSHRWTE